Proteins from a genomic interval of Methanofollis formosanus:
- the cobN gene encoding cobaltochelatase subunit CobN — translation MSIDTGIVVVGWGNELPLFREAGEALGLPLRGWAVNDLKADPALRAACRAALGEATLVLLHPSAEAWWDEVMEGLGAGTQVVAYGYNDTFWSASTVPMRIVAALNAYYLYGGAENIRNMLASATNEVLGCDISVAPPEPTLWEGVYHPDASEPFTSVADYRAWRPRRRRHTVGLLFSRTAWLTRDLAVVDEMIREFERDCDVIPVFCFGTGDQETGALSSAAVIETYLAGEVDALVEARSFIHAADAGAYKASLTALDLPVTHPLVLYHTTEEAWASSRDGMGSSEVGWCVALPEFQGMIEMLPVGVATGGDDASHLPLSERIRKMADRARAWITLRDKPPAERKVAFILHNKPCASLEGSVGAGAHLDTLESVARVLQAMAGAGYQVEAPADGEELIRTILSRKALSEFRWTSVAGIVESGGALDMIEFDRYMRWFSSFPENVQGEIVEAWGPPPGGKEGVPPAMVHDGKIVVTGVLFGNAVVCVQPKRGCAGSRCDGEVCRILHDPEIPPTHQYLATYRWLEEEFGADAVVHVGTHGNLEFLPGKSVATSGSCYPDLVIGRMPHLYLYNADNPPEGTAAKRRACATLVDHAQAAMVESGLYGSLKELERQIDDYRRAEGTDRARAHALTHTIRDLIDECGLAGECGLAGMEAAGAPFDEVVTAAEDALTATYDARIPDGMHIFGEMPVGEEKAAYIAAIMHHEGHLRDAVLRMMGEDPGCAGPALLEEADASAVALVAALLGGAGPEDAARLALGERLKDPAVPLDPIVAGVADLSGRIDATDEIGALLRAFDGGFVPPGPSGLITRGKPEVLPTGRNFYSLDPYRVPTKAAWRVGSRLADLLLAKYIEDEGAYPENVAMYWMASDIMWADGEQCAQVLALLGCEPVWKEGKVRSFRLLALEELGRPRIDVTVRVSGILRDNFYACIELIDDAVRAVAALDEPPEMNYVRKHTLASGSTARIFGSRPGTYGNGVSLAVYASAWEDEADIAEVFLRWNGYAYGRGSYGALSDEGLSAQLGSVSLTFNKTVTDEYDLLGCCCYFGTHGGLTAAARSISGHDVPALYGDTRDENRPAVRTLADEVRRVTRTKLLNPKWIEGMRRHGYKGAGDMSRRIGTVYGWEATTQEVDDRIFDDIARTYVLDPDMREFFEKENPWAFEEIGRRLLEAYGRGLWAPSEEILEGLKAAYLEAEGWMEDAMDTEGEVQGGAIHAMALRDLPGWKKEE, via the coding sequence ATGAGTATAGATACCGGGATCGTGGTGGTGGGGTGGGGGAACGAACTCCCCCTCTTCAGGGAGGCGGGCGAGGCCCTTGGCCTTCCTCTCAGAGGATGGGCCGTGAACGACCTGAAGGCAGACCCCGCCCTTCGGGCCGCGTGCAGGGCGGCCCTCGGCGAGGCGACGCTTGTTCTTCTCCATCCGTCCGCCGAGGCATGGTGGGACGAGGTGATGGAGGGCCTGGGTGCCGGGACGCAGGTCGTCGCCTACGGGTACAACGACACCTTCTGGAGCGCATCGACGGTCCCGATGAGGATCGTCGCCGCGCTGAACGCGTATTATCTCTACGGTGGGGCCGAAAACATCAGGAATATGCTCGCGTCTGCGACAAACGAAGTGCTGGGATGCGACATCTCCGTCGCCCCGCCCGAGCCCACCCTCTGGGAGGGGGTCTACCACCCTGATGCCTCCGAACCCTTTACGTCCGTCGCGGACTACCGGGCATGGCGTCCCAGACGACGCCGACATACGGTCGGCCTTCTCTTCTCGCGGACCGCCTGGCTCACGAGGGACCTGGCGGTAGTCGACGAGATGATCAGGGAGTTCGAGCGGGACTGCGATGTCATCCCGGTCTTCTGCTTCGGTACCGGTGACCAGGAGACCGGCGCCCTCTCTTCCGCCGCGGTCATCGAGACCTATCTCGCCGGAGAGGTCGACGCCCTCGTGGAGGCGAGGTCCTTCATCCATGCCGCGGACGCCGGGGCCTATAAGGCGTCGCTGACCGCGCTCGACCTCCCGGTCACCCACCCTCTCGTCCTCTATCACACCACCGAGGAGGCCTGGGCCTCGTCGCGCGACGGGATGGGGAGCAGCGAGGTGGGGTGGTGCGTCGCCCTCCCCGAGTTCCAGGGAATGATCGAGATGCTCCCGGTAGGTGTCGCCACCGGCGGGGACGACGCCTCTCACCTTCCACTTTCCGAGAGGATCCGGAAGATGGCCGACCGTGCCAGGGCTTGGATCACCCTCAGAGATAAACCGCCGGCAGAGAGGAAGGTGGCGTTCATCCTCCACAACAAACCCTGCGCCTCGCTGGAAGGCAGCGTCGGTGCCGGCGCGCACCTCGACACCCTGGAGAGCGTGGCACGCGTCCTCCAGGCGATGGCCGGTGCCGGGTATCAGGTGGAGGCCCCTGCGGACGGCGAGGAACTGATCCGCACCATCCTCTCCAGAAAGGCGTTGTCAGAGTTCAGGTGGACGTCGGTTGCCGGGATCGTGGAGAGCGGCGGCGCCCTGGATATGATCGAATTCGATCGGTACATGCGCTGGTTCTCCTCCTTCCCCGAGAACGTACAGGGGGAGATCGTCGAGGCGTGGGGTCCGCCTCCCGGCGGGAAGGAGGGGGTTCCGCCGGCGATGGTCCACGATGGAAAGATCGTCGTCACCGGCGTGCTCTTCGGGAACGCCGTCGTCTGCGTCCAGCCAAAGCGCGGGTGCGCCGGGAGCCGGTGCGACGGGGAGGTCTGCCGGATCCTCCACGACCCCGAGATCCCCCCGACCCACCAATACCTCGCCACCTACCGCTGGCTCGAGGAGGAGTTCGGCGCCGACGCCGTCGTCCATGTCGGCACCCACGGGAACCTTGAGTTCCTCCCGGGCAAGAGCGTCGCCACCTCCGGTTCGTGCTATCCCGACCTTGTGATCGGGCGGATGCCGCATCTCTACCTCTACAATGCCGACAACCCTCCGGAGGGCACGGCCGCAAAACGGCGGGCATGCGCCACCCTCGTCGACCACGCCCAGGCGGCGATGGTGGAGAGCGGGCTGTACGGCTCCCTCAAAGAACTCGAACGGCAGATCGACGACTACCGCCGCGCCGAAGGGACGGACAGGGCGCGGGCCCACGCACTGACGCACACGATCCGCGACCTCATCGACGAATGCGGACTCGCCGGGGAGTGCGGGCTTGCCGGCATGGAAGCGGCGGGCGCGCCCTTCGATGAGGTCGTCACCGCGGCCGAAGACGCCCTCACCGCGACCTACGATGCCCGCATCCCCGACGGGATGCACATCTTCGGAGAGATGCCCGTGGGAGAGGAGAAGGCGGCATACATCGCCGCCATCATGCACCATGAGGGCCATCTGAGAGACGCAGTCCTGCGGATGATGGGGGAGGATCCCGGGTGTGCCGGCCCCGCCCTCCTGGAGGAGGCGGACGCCTCTGCCGTAGCACTCGTCGCCGCCCTCCTCGGCGGCGCCGGGCCTGAGGACGCGGCCCGTCTGGCTCTTGGCGAGCGCCTGAAGGACCCGGCCGTCCCCCTTGACCCGATCGTAGCCGGGGTCGCCGACCTCTCGGGACGGATCGATGCCACCGACGAGATCGGGGCGCTCCTCAGGGCGTTTGACGGGGGTTTCGTCCCGCCCGGCCCCTCAGGCCTGATCACGCGGGGAAAACCCGAGGTGCTCCCGACAGGGCGGAATTTCTACTCCCTCGACCCGTACCGCGTACCCACGAAGGCGGCGTGGCGGGTCGGGAGTCGTCTCGCCGATCTTCTCCTTGCGAAGTACATCGAAGACGAAGGGGCGTACCCCGAGAACGTGGCGATGTACTGGATGGCCTCGGACATCATGTGGGCCGACGGCGAGCAGTGCGCCCAGGTGCTCGCCCTCCTCGGCTGCGAACCGGTCTGGAAGGAAGGGAAGGTGCGTTCCTTCCGTCTGCTCGCCCTCGAAGAACTCGGACGCCCCCGGATCGACGTCACCGTCAGGGTGAGCGGCATCCTGCGCGACAACTTCTACGCGTGTATCGAGTTGATCGACGACGCCGTCCGCGCCGTCGCCGCCCTGGACGAACCGCCCGAGATGAACTATGTCAGGAAGCACACACTTGCATCCGGGAGCACCGCCCGCATCTTCGGGAGTCGGCCGGGGACGTACGGGAACGGCGTCTCCCTCGCGGTCTATGCCTCGGCATGGGAGGACGAGGCCGACATCGCGGAGGTCTTTCTCAGGTGGAACGGCTATGCCTACGGCCGGGGCAGTTACGGCGCTCTCTCTGACGAGGGTCTCTCGGCGCAGTTGGGCTCGGTCTCCCTCACCTTCAACAAGACCGTCACCGACGAGTACGATCTCCTCGGCTGTTGCTGCTACTTCGGCACTCATGGCGGTCTGACCGCGGCGGCGCGGAGCATCAGCGGCCATGACGTCCCGGCACTGTACGGCGACACCCGCGACGAAAACCGGCCGGCGGTCAGGACCCTCGCCGACGAGGTGAGGCGGGTGACGCGCACCAAACTGCTCAATCCGAAGTGGATCGAGGGGATGCGCCGCCACGGCTACAAGGGTGCGGGCGATATGTCGCGGAGGATCGGGACGGTCTATGGGTGGGAAGCGACGACGCAGGAGGTCGACGACCGGATCTTCGACGATATCGCCCGGACGTACGTGCTCGATCCCGACATGAGGGAGTTCTTCGAGAAGGAGAACCCCTGGGCATTCGAGGAGATCGGGCGGCGTCTGCTTGAGGCATACGGCCGCGGGCTCTGGGCGCCGTCCGAAGAGATCCTCGAGGGCCTGAAGGCGGCCTACCTGGAGGCCGAGGGGTGGATGGAGGATGCGATGGATACCGAAGGTGAGGTGCAGGGAGGGGCGATTCATGCGATGGCTCTCCGGGATCTGCCGGGCTGGAAGAAGGAGGAGTGA
- a CDS encoding cobyrinate a,c-diamide synthase — translation MIPAIVIAGTHSGCGKTTLASGIMAALQARGLEVQPFKVGPDFIDPSHHTAICGRPSRNLDPFMMGENGVVRTFLAASAGADIAVIEGVMGMYDGLEGGDLGSTAHVARILGAPVVLVADVGGMSRSAHALVRGYAGYDPAVRFAGVIFNRVGSPRHRQMIEEELSVPALGWVPTEKGKAVSSRHLGLAMAGEASMATFGEVCEAHCDLDALIAAASSGQAAMPIPADADAPSHVRLGVARDAAFCFYYQDNLDLLRRSGADLVFFSPITDPLPEVDGLYLGGGYPELHAAALAASPCTAQIRAAAEDGMLVYAECGGLIYLCEGLEADGREYRMAGVLPARAQMHGRFQALGYVEAEATGASPLLPAGAGFRGHEFHYSSVDPAADARFALALRRGKGIADGQDGLCEHMVMAGYSHAYLNETFASAFVGAMERRQRSG, via the coding sequence ATGATCCCGGCAATCGTCATCGCGGGCACCCACTCGGGCTGCGGCAAGACCACCCTCGCCTCTGGCATCATGGCGGCCCTGCAGGCGAGAGGCCTGGAGGTCCAGCCCTTCAAGGTCGGCCCCGACTTCATCGACCCCTCGCACCACACCGCCATCTGCGGCCGTCCCTCGCGCAACCTCGACCCCTTCATGATGGGGGAGAACGGGGTGGTCAGGACCTTTCTGGCGGCCTCGGCCGGTGCCGACATCGCCGTCATCGAGGGCGTGATGGGCATGTACGACGGACTCGAAGGCGGCGACCTCGGCTCCACCGCCCATGTCGCCCGCATCCTGGGCGCCCCGGTGGTGCTGGTCGCCGATGTCGGCGGGATGTCCAGGAGCGCCCATGCCCTGGTCCGCGGCTACGCAGGCTACGACCCCGCGGTGCGCTTCGCCGGGGTGATCTTCAACCGCGTCGGGAGCCCGCGGCACCGGCAGATGATCGAGGAAGAGCTCTCGGTCCCGGCCCTCGGGTGGGTACCGACCGAGAAGGGGAAGGCCGTATCCAGCCGGCACCTCGGGCTGGCGATGGCCGGCGAGGCGAGCATGGCCACCTTCGGCGAGGTCTGCGAGGCGCACTGCGACCTCGACGCCCTCATCGCCGCGGCGTCCTCAGGCCAGGCGGCGATGCCGATCCCGGCCGATGCCGACGCACCCTCCCACGTCCGCCTCGGGGTGGCACGCGACGCCGCCTTCTGCTTCTACTACCAGGACAACCTCGACCTCCTCCGCCGGAGCGGGGCCGACCTGGTCTTTTTCTCTCCGATCACCGACCCCCTCCCCGAGGTCGATGGGCTCTACCTCGGCGGGGGTTACCCCGAACTCCATGCCGCGGCACTCGCGGCCTCCCCCTGCACCGCTCAGATCCGCGCGGCCGCAGAGGACGGGATGCTGGTCTATGCCGAGTGCGGCGGGCTGATCTATCTCTGTGAGGGCCTGGAGGCCGATGGGCGGGAGTACCGGATGGCGGGCGTCCTCCCGGCGAGGGCGCAGATGCACGGGCGTTTCCAGGCCCTCGGCTATGTGGAGGCCGAGGCCACCGGCGCCTCGCCCCTCCTCCCGGCGGGCGCGGGCTTCCGCGGGCACGAGTTCCATTACTCCTCGGTCGACCCGGCGGCGGACGCACGCTTCGCCCTCGCGCTCAGGCGCGGGAAGGGGATCGCCGACGGGCAGGACGGCCTCTGCGAGCATATGGTCATGGCGGGCTACAGCCACGCCTACCTCAACGAGACCTTTGCCTCGGCATTTGTCGGGGCCATGGAGCGGCGGCAGCGGAGCGGGTGA